One Chthonomonadales bacterium genomic window, AGCATGGCTTCGGAGACGTCCTCCGGTCCGCCATCGGCGCCGACCGCGAGTCGATCCCGCTCCAGATCCCCCGCGCCGAGCTGCGGCATGGGAGCGGGAGCCCGAAGCCTGCCGGGGCGTACCCGTACCTGAAGCAGTTGTTCGAGGAGCTTGGCGTGGTGGTGCCGGGCGACGTCGCGGCGGGCTGACCCCGGCGCTGAGGGGCCGCGGGTAGGAGGCGCATCGATGGTGGAGAGGCGGAGGCTCGGGCGCAACGGCCCGGAGTTGACAACCGTCGGGTTCGGCGCGTGGGCCGTCGGCGGTCCCTGGCGGTTCGGCTGGGGCCGTCAGGACGATCGTGAGTCGGTTGCCGCGATCCGGAAAGCCGTCGACCTCGGGGTGAACTGGATCGACACCGCGGCAGTCTACGGCGTCGGGCATTCGGAGGAGGTGGTTGGCGAGGCGCTGGGGCAACTCGGCGCCACGGACGCCTACGTCGCCACCAAGTGCGGCCGCGCGGTTGGCGCCGACGGCACGCCGCACGGCGACCTGCGGCCCGCCAGCATCCGCGCTGAGATGGACGCGAGCCTGCGCCGCCTCGGGCTGGACCACGTCGACCTTTACCAGATCCACTGGCCGGAGACCGAGACCGGCACGCCACTCGAGGAATCCTGGCAGGCGATGGCGGACCTGCAAGACGAGGGCAAGGCGCGCTGGATCGGGGTGAGCAACTTCGACGTTGCCCAACTCGAGCGCTGCGAGGCCATCCGCCACGTCGACTCGCTTCAGCCGCCGCTCAGCCTGCTGCGGCGCGAGGCAGCCGACGAGCTCATCCCCTGGTGCCTCCGCAACGGCACGGGCGTCATCGTCTACAGCCCGATGCAGGCGGGGCTGCTCTCCGGCTCCTTCCGCATCGGGCGCGTCGCCGAGGACGACTGGCGCCGCCGCAACCCGCTCTTCCAGGGGGCGGCCCTGGCGGCCAACCTGGCCTTCGTCGAGCGCCTTCGGCCCATCGCTGAGCGGCACGGGCGGACCGTCGGGAACCTGGCGGTCGCCTGGGCGCTCGGCGTGCCAGGCGTCACCTCGGCCATCGTCGGGGCGCGCCGGCCCGCCCAGGTCGAGGAGAACGTGGGCGCGATGGGCCTGGCGCTCTCGCCGGATGACCTGGCCGAGATCGGGCGCGCTTACGCCGAGACAGCCGCCGAGCGCTCCTGAGGGCTGCCGTCGCGGAGCCGCTCCATCTCCTCGCGGTAGACGGACGCGAGCGCCTCCTGCCATACCCACACGCGGATCGTGTCCATCTCGCCGTGCGTCGCGATGATCGCGTCCACGATGGCGTGCGCGATGGGGCGGCATGTCGCGCGTCGCTCCTCGTCGGAGATCGTCTGCGGGCGCCGAAGAAGGTCGTCGGTGATGTCCGGGACGATCGCCCTCGTTGCGCCCTTGCTCGCCGCCAACGACAGCCCGCGCCGGATCGCGGCGACGATCCACGCATCCGAAACGCGCTTCTGGTCGTCCATCACCACCGCCAGCGCGGTGTGCTCGAAGCGGTAGCGCGCGCCGCCAACCAGCAACGCGTCGCCGGGCGCGAGCGGAGCGGCCGCCCGGGCCTCCTCCTGAGCTCTTCCGGCCGTCGCGTCCCGGATCCACTTCGCGATCCCGGCGGGCATGCGCAGGTCTGGCGCAACCGGCGCCACGATGACGTCGGCTGCGGCCGGGAACCGGTTCGGCCGCACCCAGAGCTCCACGCGCGTGCCCTCGGCACGATAGCGCGCGACCGGCCCGGGCCGAACGAGGCCGTAGACGACCGCGATAATGAGCGCTGTTAGCGGCAGGAGCATCAGCGCGAAGCAGATCCAGACCCACACTGGCGTTCCGTTGAGCAGCATGGCTTACCCGCCTTCCCTTGCGTTCCGGCGCGCCCGTCCCCGGCGCGCCCCGGGCATCACTCGACGACCAGAAGATCGGCGTTCTCGCTGGCCTGTCTGCCGACCTTGGCCATGTCGTACCACTGTCCGTGTATCCTCGCGCGAACGATGTCGGCGGTGAAGTCGCTGTTGGTTCCGCACCGCGGGCAGTTCGAGAAGAGGTAGGAGCCTACCCCGTAGACGTCAGCCGGCACGCCCTGCGCCTCGAACTGCCGGATGCGGTCCGGCGTGAACCCGCCCGTCACGATGATTCGCACGTCGCGGCACCAGCGGCGAGCGCGATCGACCCAGCGCGCGGGCAGGTCCCAGCGCTCGAAGGCCGAGTCGATGGCGCGGCGCATCAGAAAGCACAACCGCGGGTTCACGCCGTTGTCGAGGTTCGGGTCGCCGAGGGGCTCGACGTTGCGGTCGCGCATCGTGCCGCCGGTGTCCGGACGCACCCCGAAGAGCGCGTAGCGCGCGGCCTCCTCCTCCCGGCCCGCATCCACCAGTTCGCGGTAGCGCGCGAACATGCGCTCCATCACCGCCAGCGAGGTGCCGACGCAGTCGTTGCGGAAGTCGACGAGCGCGATTCGCGGGACTGCCGGTGAAAGCACCGCCGCGAATGCCATCATCGTCTCGACCGTATCGCCCAGGAAGCAGGCGATCGCGGCGTGCGCCACCGTGCCGCCGCCGGCGCCGCCCCACCAGTCGCCCTGCTCGTCGGTCGACACCAGGTGGCGCGACTGGCGGTCGTGCGTCGCGTTGTAGCGCTGCACGGCGATGTAGTAGGCGTAGCCGTCGGCGGCCTGGACCTCGTGGGCGTCAAATCGCGCGGGGAAGAAGAGGACGTCCTTGCCGCCCGCCGCCTCCAGGACGCTGTAGACGTTGGTCGCCACGCGCGTGCCGCGCGTCAGGGCCCCGAGCGTCGGCGTCTCCAGCATCGCGAAGTCGCGATAGCGTCCGCGGACCTTCATCACCGGGGCCACCTGGCGCGCGTCACCGCCGAACTGCGCGATCGCGCCATCGTGGACGGCGCGCACCTCAAGCTGGTCCCAGGTGCCGCGCCACTCGCCCGTGGCGTCGAACGTTCCCGCGCACTCACGGAGTATCGCCAGACACTTGTCAATGCCGACGACGATCGACATCGGGCGGCGCCGGCTGAACCACTGCATCTCGACCTCGACGTTGCCCGTGTCGATGTTGGCCAGGTCGACCCCGAGGTCCGAGAGGTCCTCGTTTTGGCCGCCGAAGCGGTAACCGCGCTTCGCAAGCTCGGTCAGGAGCGTAACGACGTTGGTGAAGTACTTGTCCGAGTACCACCCGCCTCGCATCCGTTCAACATCGAGCCGGAAGGTGGAGACCGGCAATCGTCGGCAGTCGAACACGCTCACGCGGTGGCCCTCCGCGCCGCGGAATGACCTGATTGTAGCACACCGGGACGGCCGGCTATTGCCCCTCGGAATGGCACGGATCATGCATTCGACACGGGCGAGGCACACGCCGTTCCGTGTCCATCATCGCCAGGAGGGTATGGCCCATGTTCGTGCGTCTTCGTCTTGCGGTCGTGGCGGCGGCGCTTGCAGCGCTGGCCCTCGCCGTACCGCCGCGGCCCGCGGCCGCCCAGATCACCTTCGACTTCGAGGCTCAGGCCGCCACCGCGCTGCCGCGCCTCGGCGCGCTCACCTCGCTGAGCATCACGGAGAGCGGGCTCACGATCACCATCACCCGCACCAGCGGGGCCGCCTTCGACATCGTGGAGAACAGCGCTGCCACCGGGCAGGACGGCAAGCCGGCCGGCTGGGCGCTGCACTCGCTGGATCCGTTCTTTGACTCGGTCACAGCGGACGCATTCCTTGTTGACTTCTCCATGCCGGTGACGGGCGTTTCGGTGGAGACCGGCGACTATGGCGGCGACATCGACGACGTATCGCTCCTGGCGTACGCGGGAGCGGGCGGCAGCGGCGCCCTGCTCGGCAGCGACAGTGGCACGTACTCGGGCGCGTTCACCAGCATCGTCACTCTCAGTACGGGCGTCTCGGGCATCATGAGCGTTGTGCTTGCGGGCGGGTCGCCAGGGTCGTTCCCGAACAGCATGTTCTGGGATAACCTGGTCGTCCTCGACGCGGGCACGCCGGTCGTTCCGGAGCCGGGCACCCTGGCCCTGGTCGGCGCGCTCGTGCCGGCCGCTGGCCTGATGGCTCTGCGCCGTCGCGCCCGGTAGGCGACCGGCCGGGCGGTGCGCCGCGCGCGGCAAGCCAAATGGGGGGCGCCCACCGTGGGCGCCCCCCTTCGCTGACTGTCGCTCGGTCGCCTCGGTCAGGCTGCGGCCCTCGCTCCCTCGGGAGCGCGTCGACTCTCGCGGAACGTCGCGAGGAAGATCAGCAGGATCACACCCGCGGCGATGCACGGGATCAGCCAGACCGAGCTCCACGCCACGGTCTCCGCGGGAGTGCCGGCGCCGACCGTGTTGGCTTTGACCAGCAGCCCCGCCACCTGCGCGCCGATAAGCATCCCGACCCCCTGCGTGACCAGCACCAGGAAGCCCTGGGCCTGCCCGCGGATCCGAACCGAGGCCACGCGGTCCACGTAGATCTGCCCGGTGACGAAGAAGAAGTCGTAGCAGATGCCGTGCAGCACGATGCCCGCGATGACCAGCCAGAGGATGTGCGGGTTGGCGGCGGCCGCTGCGGCGAAGAAGCCGTAGCGCGCGACCCATGCCAGCATCCCCACCCCGAGCATCCACTTCACGCCAAGCCGCGCGAAGAAGAACGGCATCACGAGCATGAAGAAGAACTCGGACATCTGGCCAAACGACATGTTGAACGCGGGGTCCTTAAAGCCGATCGCCTTGACGAAGACGGGAGCGTAGCTGTAGTAGAACGCCAGTGGGATGCAGATCAGAAACGAGCAGACCATGAAGATGGCGAACGCCGGCTGCTTCAGCAGTGCCAGCGAGTCCATCCCCAGGATGTCGCGAAACGTCGCCTTCTGCCCGGCCGCAGGCGGCGGGGTGTGTGGCAGCGTCAGGCTGTAGAACCCCAGCAAGAGCGCTCCTCCACCCGCCACGTAGAACTGCACGGCGGTGGTGTCGCCATGCAGCACGGCGCTGATCAGGATGCCCGCGGCGATCCAGCCGATGGTCCCAAACACGCGGATCAGCGGGAACTGCTTCTCGCGGTTCGTGAGGTGGTGGAAGGCGAGCGTGTTCGTCAGGCCGAGGGTCGGCATGAAGAAGAGCGTGTGGAGCAGAAGCACCAGGATAAACGCCGTGCCCGAGAACCGCGGCGCCGCCAGCAGACAGACACCGCCGAGCAGGTGCATCAGGGAGAGCACGCGCTCGGTGGCGAAGAAGCGGTCGGCGACCATGCCGAGGAAGAATGGCGAGATGATCGCCGCGATCGGGCAGAGGGAGTAGGCCCATGGAATGGCGTCCGTCATCCCGTGGGCGCCCATGTAGTTGCCGACGGTGACGTACCAGCCGCCCCAGACCAGGAACTCCAGGAACATCATCGCCGACAGACGGGGCCCGATCCAGGTTTCGGGGGCACGCGTGGCGCTGCTCATCGTTGCGCTCCGTGAGCGGGCCGACGGGAGAGCCGGCCCGTGAAGTAGATGTGCTCGCCGGCCCCGGCGCCGCGGGCGCGGTCGGTCTCGGGCTTCCGTGCGCCTCATGGCGCGCCGCGCAATGGGCGGCCCGGGCCCCCGGGGAGAGGGTGCGAGGTCGGGCTATGCTTCTTCGCGGTCCTGGCGTTCTCCTGCGGCGTCCGGTTCGGCTCGCATGAGCGGGCTCATCCTGTTACCCGAACGCGCCGCAGCGGGTTCGTCCGTGTGAACGGCGCGGGCTCCGCGCCGCGCATCGGCAGCCAGGACCGGTACGGGTTGCCGGCGCCGCCGGCGCTCGCAAAGTCGCACAGCGGCAGCCGGCCATCGCCAGCGGGTGCGCTCGTCAGCAGGAGCGGAGTAGGGCGCGGCGTGGAGCCCGGCCGCTCCGGCGCGCACGCGCCCGTTGTGCCGGCTTGGAGCTCGGGCAGCTCCTCCGGCGAGAGAACGCCGAACCGCGGATCGTAGGCGAGCAGCAGCGGGCCCCGGTAGATGGACGCCTTGCCGGCCGCCTCGCGCTCGCCCACCCACAGCCACGGGCGCATGTCCAGACGCAGATCGAGCTTGTCGCCGGGTTCCCAGCGCCTCTCGATCTCCAGGTACGCCCCGGGCTCGGGCGGCGGCAGCGCGCGTCCGTTGAGCGATGCCTCGGTGCGCTCCGACCAGCCGGGTACGCGCACCCGGAGCGCGAGGTCCTCGGGTCGGCTCAGCGATAGGAGCAGCCGGATTCGATCGCCAATGGGGTAGTCGGTTTGCTGCGCGAGCGTCAGCCGGTTGCCGGAGGCGAGCCGAGCGGTGCACGCCCCTGGGCCGAGGTGATTGACGACGAGCGCCGCCCCGGCCGCCATGAAGCCCCAATCCGCGACCATCGCGAGCGCGCGCGGCCCGTTCACGGAGCAGCAGTTGAGCTCCGGCGTGCCCGGCCGGGCCTGAAACACGATGTCGTGCGCCGAGGCACGGCGCTCGCCGTCCATCGGGGTGTTGTAGGTCCACCAGCGGCCATCGGCGTTCTGCGCGCCAAGCACCGCGTTCCACGTGGCGATCTCCAGCTCGTCGGCCGCCAGCGAGGAGCCGGACATCCTCAGGTAGTCCACCGTGAGCGCCATCCACGCCACCGTGCAGCACGTCTCGATGGCGCCCGCATTGTAGGGGTTGCCGGTCGCTTGCTCGCCTGACGAGAAGCCGCCCGTGTTGTGGCGGTCGCCCTCAACGATGCTCCACCATATCCGCTCGAACGCCTCCCGGTAGCGGGGCTCACCGGTGAGGAAGGCGAGCTCGGCGACCGCCTGAACGGCGTGCAGGCTCTCCCAACGCGGCCTGGGCGTCTGCCAGAAGGACAGTCCGGCGAGCGCGGTACGCACGTAGTCGCCGGAGGGCGGCGTCTCCCAGTCGGCCTCGATCTCGCGCAGCATCTGCAGGTAGCGGGGCTCGCCGCTGGCGCGGTAGAGCAGCGCGAAGGCGTGTGCGCATGACTGGTTCATCTCCTCGGAGCCCGCATCGCGCACGCGCCGGCCGCCCGAGAGGAACTCCCGGCAGAAGCGGTCGGCGCACCGCGTCGCGGCGTGCCACGCCGCGCGGTCGCCCGTCTCCTCGTGCCACATGAGCAGGCCGAGCATTACGTGGTACTGGCCCCAGAGGTCCCATCGTCCCGGTCCGGTCATCCGCTCGACGGCTGGAAACGGGCCCAGGTAGCCGTCGGCCGCCTGCGTGGCCACCAGGTCGCGCACGAATCCGCGCAGATGGGCCGCGAGCCCGGCTGGACGCCCGGCTCGCAGCGCGGTGACTCCCGCGGTGAGGTACTTGCCGGCGAACTCGCCGGCCCAGGGCATCAGGTCGCGCGGCGGGGTTCGGTTCCGGTCGCGGAACATCTGGAGCATGCCGGGATTGGCTTCGGGCGCCGTTAGCAGCCAGTTGCGCGCGTTGGCCTGGAGGCGCTCGCCGAGCGGCCCGCCGAGGCGGAGCGCGGCGCGCGCGGCGGGCTCGAGAACGGGCTGCACACTGTAGCGGGGGTGGTGGACCGGACGTGGCATGTCGGCTCCCATACGCGGTGGGCTGGGCGACCGCCGATGGGGCGGGCGGAGCATCGCGGCCGGAGAGCATCCCGCCGCCCGATCGCGCGAAAGCCCCGCGTGCGCGGGGCTCTCGCAGAGGCAGTACGCGGCGGATCAGGTCCGGCGGCGTCGGAGGCCGAGGGCGCCCATCGCGAGGCCGACGAGCATCAGCGCCGCGGCTCCGGGCTCGGGCACGGCCGTGACGCGCACTACGTACGGCGCGACGAAGGTGTCGCCGCTGAAGCCGTCGCGGTCCCATCCGAGCGGCCGGTCGAAGACCAGGTTCCAGTTGTAGAAGCTGCCGTAGTTGATCCCGAACTCGTCGTAGCTGCCGAGCGCCACGTAGTAGCGTCCGGCGTCGAGGTGGCGCTCGATGCGCGACCACAGGTTGCCGCTCGCCGGGTCAATGTCATCGTTGCCGCCGATGGTGTTGCCGTTGGCGTCGAACAGGGCCAGTTCCGTGTCCCACAGGTCCGACCCCTCGGTGTCGATGATCACGTCCAGGGGCGTGTCAAGGTCGAATCCGTACCACTCGCCCGCACCTGGCTGGTTGGTGCCGGTCGCCTCGTGCACGCCGCGGCCGAGCAGGCCGAGGTCGGTGACCGGCGTGTCCTCGCGGGTGACCGTGAGGGCATAGTTGAACTCGCCGAGCGTGTCGAAAGCGGAGATGTCGACGCCCCACACGCTGTTGGCGCCGGTCGTGTCGAAGTGGTCGAACACGATCCGGCTGTCGAACTGGCTTCCCGGCTCACGGTCGTCGTTGATGCCGAGGTAGAAGGGTAAAGTCGTGTGGAGGCCCTGGTCGAACAGGACCAGGAAGCTGTCCTCGCCGCCCGCGTCCAGGTCGAACACGTAGCGGTAGATGCCCGGAGAGCCCGCGCCGGCGAAGGTGAGATAGTGCAGGTCGTAGTCGGTGGGCGAGGGGAAGGCCGGGCCGTGCAGGGAGATGGAGCCCACCAGCCGATCACCGCTCTGGAAGATCGGATTGCCGGTCAGGAACTGGGCGGGGTAGTCGTCGTTGTACTCCTCCTCGAGATAGTCCGTCTGCGCCTGCGCGGGCACCGCGAGCACCAGCGCCAGGGCCCAGACGAGACGCGGCATCCTCATTCGGTGTTCCTCCTGTTCCTCGGGCTGCACCGCCGCGGCGGGCGAGCAGACCGATCGGTCGGGAACGTGCCAGGCCGTCACGGGCCGCGCGCGCACGGCCCTTCGGGGCGCGGCGGCGGACCCCTTCCTCGGTAGTCGCGTGCAAGATTCGTGCCATCACGGGATGTCGAGGGGCAAGCATCGACGCGGGCGCTGAGCGACGGAAGAGGGGAGGCGGGTCAGCGAGCGGCGACAGCGCCAATGATCTCGCCGACCGAGGCGAAGCCCTGATCAACGAGGTAGCGCTCGATGCCGTCGATGATCTCCACGGGCGCCATCGGATTGATGAAGTGAATGGTCCCGGTGGCCACGGCGCTCGCGCCGGCCAGCAGGAACTCGACGGCGTCGGTGGCGTCGGCGATGCCGCCCATGCCGATGATCGGCAGTCGCACGGCCTGCGCGACGCGCCACACCATGTAGAGGGCGAGCGGCTTGATGCACGGGCCGGAGAGGCCCCCCGTGCGGTTGGCCAGGCGGAAGCGGCGCTCGCGCGAGTCGATCGCCGTCCCGACGAACGTGTTGACGAGCGAGAGGATGTCGGCGCCGGCATCGGCGGCCGCCCGCGCGATCGTGGTGATGTCGGTGACGTTGGGCGATAGCTTGACGATCAGCGGCAGGCGCGTGCGCGCGCGGACCGACGCGACCACCTGCGCCGTCAGCGCCGGGTCGACGCCGAACTCCAGGCCGCCGCAGGCCTGGTTAGGGCACGAGATGTTTAGTTCCAGCGCCGCGACGCCGCCCACGTCGTCCAGGCGCTCCGCCAGCGCATCAAAGTCCTCCACGCGATCGGCGGCGATGTTCACGATCACCGGGCAGTCGAAGCGGCGCAGGTAGGGCAGCTTCTCGGCAAGGAACCCTTCGAGGCCGGGGTTCTGCAGGCCAATGGCGTTGAGCATGCCGGCGGCCGTCTCCACCGTGCGCGGCATCGGGTTGCCCGCGCGCGGCGTCACGGTGACCGCCTTGACGGTGATCGCCCCGAGCCGACTCAGGTCGAAGAAGTCGGCCCACTCGCTGCCGAAGCCGAAGGTGCCCGACGCGGTGAGCACGGGGTTGCGTAGGCGCAGCGGCCCGAGTTGTACGCTCATGTCCGGGCGCCCCGGCGCGCTCATCGGTTCGTGCCCGGGTCGTTCGGAGAGGCCGAGGCGAGACGAGCGTACAGGCCGGGCCGCCGGTCGCCCGTCGCGTCGAGTTCCCATTCGCCCGGCTCGATCACGACGCGCTTGCGGTGGGTCTCGGCGAGGTCGAGGTCGGCCACGAGCACGCGCTCCTCGTCCCGGCCGGCTTCGGCGAGCACTTCGCCGGACGGCGCGACGATCTGGCTGCGGCCAATGAAGCGCCTCCCGCGCTCGACGCCCACGCGGTTGGCGGCCAGCAGGTAGAAGCGGTTCTCCCAGGCGCGCGCCCGCGTGATGAAGTCCGGACTGCTCTCGGCACCCTCCGGCCAGTTCGTGGGTAGTGCCAGCACCTCCGCGCCGTCCAGCCCGAGCACCCGCGCGGCCTCCGAGAAGCGCACGTCGTAGCAGATGAGGGTGCCCAGGCGGGCCGCCGGCGCGTCGATGGCCGATAGCCGGTCTCCGGGCGTCACGAACCGGTCGACGCCGAGGATGGGGAGGTGTGTCTTCCGGTAGACGGCTCCGCCACCCGGCCAGAGGATCGCCGCGCTGTTGTAGCAGCCGGGCGCTCCGTCCGTCCGGCGGTCTTGCTCGCCGGGGCGCTCCAGGAAGCCGACGACGCAGGTGATGCCAAGGCGCTCCGCTTCCTCGGCGAGCCGCCGGAGGTTGTCCCCGTGCAGTGGCTCGGCGTATGGCAGCGCCTCCATGAGGCTGCCAAAGCAGTAGCCGGAGAGCGAGCACTCCGGGAGCACGACGAGGCGGGCGCCGGCCGCGGCGGCCTC contains:
- a CDS encoding PEP-CTERM sorting domain-containing protein codes for the protein MRMPRLVWALALVLAVPAQAQTDYLEEEYNDDYPAQFLTGNPIFQSGDRLVGSISLHGPAFPSPTDYDLHYLTFAGAGSPGIYRYVFDLDAGGEDSFLVLFDQGLHTTLPFYLGINDDREPGSQFDSRIVFDHFDTTGANSVWGVDISAFDTLGEFNYALTVTREDTPVTDLGLLGRGVHEATGTNQPGAGEWYGFDLDTPLDVIIDTEGSDLWDTELALFDANGNTIGGNDDIDPASGNLWSRIERHLDAGRYYVALGSYDEFGINYGSFYNWNLVFDRPLGWDRDGFSGDTFVAPYVVRVTAVPEPGAAALMLVGLAMGALGLRRRRT
- a CDS encoding PEP-CTERM sorting domain-containing protein (PEP-CTERM proteins occur, often in large numbers, in the proteomes of bacteria that also encode an exosortase, a predicted intramembrane cysteine proteinase. The presence of a PEP-CTERM domain at a protein's C-terminus predicts cleavage within the sorting domain, followed by covalent anchoring to some some component of the (usually Gram-negative) cell surface. Many PEP-CTERM proteins exhibit an unusual sequence composition that includes large numbers of potential glycosylation sites. Expression of one such protein has been shown restore the ability of a bacterium to form floc, a type of biofilm.), which translates into the protein MFVRLRLAVVAAALAALALAVPPRPAAAQITFDFEAQAATALPRLGALTSLSITESGLTITITRTSGAAFDIVENSAATGQDGKPAGWALHSLDPFFDSVTADAFLVDFSMPVTGVSVETGDYGGDIDDVSLLAYAGAGGSGALLGSDSGTYSGAFTSIVTLSTGVSGIMSVVLAGGSPGSFPNSMFWDNLVVLDAGTPVVPEPGTLALVGALVPAAGLMALRRRAR
- a CDS encoding MFS transporter, which gives rise to MSSATRAPETWIGPRLSAMMFLEFLVWGGWYVTVGNYMGAHGMTDAIPWAYSLCPIAAIISPFFLGMVADRFFATERVLSLMHLLGGVCLLAAPRFSGTAFILVLLLHTLFFMPTLGLTNTLAFHHLTNREKQFPLIRVFGTIGWIAAGILISAVLHGDTTAVQFYVAGGGALLLGFYSLTLPHTPPPAAGQKATFRDILGMDSLALLKQPAFAIFMVCSFLICIPLAFYYSYAPVFVKAIGFKDPAFNMSFGQMSEFFFMLVMPFFFARLGVKWMLGVGMLAWVARYGFFAAAAAANPHILWLVIAGIVLHGICYDFFFVTGQIYVDRVASVRIRGQAQGFLVLVTQGVGMLIGAQVAGLLVKANTVGAGTPAETVAWSSVWLIPCIAAGVILLIFLATFRESRRAPEGARAAA
- a CDS encoding nicotinate phosphoribosyltransferase, with product MSVFDCRRLPVSTFRLDVERMRGGWYSDKYFTNVVTLLTELAKRGYRFGGQNEDLSDLGVDLANIDTGNVEVEMQWFSRRRPMSIVVGIDKCLAILRECAGTFDATGEWRGTWDQLEVRAVHDGAIAQFGGDARQVAPVMKVRGRYRDFAMLETPTLGALTRGTRVATNVYSVLEAAGGKDVLFFPARFDAHEVQAADGYAYYIAVQRYNATHDRQSRHLVSTDEQGDWWGGAGGGTVAHAAIACFLGDTVETMMAFAAVLSPAVPRIALVDFRNDCVGTSLAVMERMFARYRELVDAGREEEAARYALFGVRPDTGGTMRDRNVEPLGDPNLDNGVNPRLCFLMRRAIDSAFERWDLPARWVDRARRWCRDVRIIVTGGFTPDRIRQFEAQGVPADVYGVGSYLFSNCPRCGTNSDFTADIVRARIHGQWYDMAKVGRQASENADLLVVE
- a CDS encoding aldo/keto reductase gives rise to the protein MVERRRLGRNGPELTTVGFGAWAVGGPWRFGWGRQDDRESVAAIRKAVDLGVNWIDTAAVYGVGHSEEVVGEALGQLGATDAYVATKCGRAVGADGTPHGDLRPASIRAEMDASLRRLGLDHVDLYQIHWPETETGTPLEESWQAMADLQDEGKARWIGVSNFDVAQLERCEAIRHVDSLQPPLSLLRREAADELIPWCLRNGTGVIVYSPMQAGLLSGSFRIGRVAEDDWRRRNPLFQGAALAANLAFVERLRPIAERHGRTVGNLAVAWALGVPGVTSAIVGARRPAQVEENVGAMGLALSPDDLAEIGRAYAETAAERS
- a CDS encoding carbon-nitrogen hydrolase family protein, with the protein product MGLNPNAARATALRAAVVQMDVAIGANAANCERVAERMAEAAAAGARLVVLPECSLSGYCFGSLMEALPYAEPLHGDNLRRLAEEAERLGITCVVGFLERPGEQDRRTDGAPGCYNSAAILWPGGGAVYRKTHLPILGVDRFVTPGDRLSAIDAPAARLGTLICYDVRFSEAARVLGLDGAEVLALPTNWPEGAESSPDFITRARAWENRFYLLAANRVGVERGRRFIGRSQIVAPSGEVLAEAGRDEERVLVADLDLAETHRKRVVIEPGEWELDATGDRRPGLYARLASASPNDPGTNR
- a CDS encoding dihydroorotate dehydrogenase, yielding MSAPGRPDMSVQLGPLRLRNPVLTASGTFGFGSEWADFFDLSRLGAITVKAVTVTPRAGNPMPRTVETAAGMLNAIGLQNPGLEGFLAEKLPYLRRFDCPVIVNIAADRVEDFDALAERLDDVGGVAALELNISCPNQACGGLEFGVDPALTAQVVASVRARTRLPLIVKLSPNVTDITTIARAAADAGADILSLVNTFVGTAIDSRERRFRLANRTGGLSGPCIKPLALYMVWRVAQAVRLPIIGMGGIADATDAVEFLLAGASAVATGTIHFINPMAPVEIIDGIERYLVDQGFASVGEIIGAVAAR
- a CDS encoding glycoside hydrolase family 127 protein, which produces MPRPVHHPRYSVQPVLEPAARAALRLGGPLGERLQANARNWLLTAPEANPGMLQMFRDRNRTPPRDLMPWAGEFAGKYLTAGVTALRAGRPAGLAAHLRGFVRDLVATQAADGYLGPFPAVERMTGPGRWDLWGQYHVMLGLLMWHEETGDRAAWHAATRCADRFCREFLSGGRRVRDAGSEEMNQSCAHAFALLYRASGEPRYLQMLREIEADWETPPSGDYVRTALAGLSFWQTPRPRWESLHAVQAVAELAFLTGEPRYREAFERIWWSIVEGDRHNTGGFSSGEQATGNPYNAGAIETCCTVAWMALTVDYLRMSGSSLAADELEIATWNAVLGAQNADGRWWTYNTPMDGERRASAHDIVFQARPGTPELNCCSVNGPRALAMVADWGFMAAGAALVVNHLGPGACTARLASGNRLTLAQQTDYPIGDRIRLLLSLSRPEDLALRVRVPGWSERTEASLNGRALPPPEPGAYLEIERRWEPGDKLDLRLDMRPWLWVGEREAAGKASIYRGPLLLAYDPRFGVLSPEELPELQAGTTGACAPERPGSTPRPTPLLLTSAPAGDGRLPLCDFASAGGAGNPYRSWLPMRGAEPAPFTRTNPLRRVRVTG